The Vibrio ishigakensis genome has a window encoding:
- a CDS encoding DUF2235 domain-containing protein: MANIIICADGTWNRPEKDIKKDTPTNVLRLARAITPEKDEITQHVFYDWGIGSYHDNMSAGITGAGLHKNIKDGYRYLVQNYNKDDNIYLFGFSRGAYTVRALCGLINNCGILNRKDANRIEQAWNMYKSEEIADAPKGESALAFKQKYSHASNRVHFVGVWDTVGALGIPFSFLGFFDRKDEFYDTKMGSNVTIARHALAIDEKRVDFEPTIWKPRSGTDLKQVWFSGVHCDVGGSYAPDKGRKLMASNTPLSWMMKEAQAHGLILDAHLIRQLKQADSATELAELHESRNHIYRAKKAKARNLSANGKTLLIHPSVKARYLADSSYRPEKLVDFVNKKGWDGYVGE; encoded by the coding sequence ATGGCCAACATCATTATTTGCGCAGATGGCACCTGGAATCGCCCCGAAAAAGACATAAAAAAAGACACTCCTACCAATGTACTTAGGCTTGCACGAGCCATCACACCCGAGAAAGATGAGATAACACAACATGTTTTCTATGACTGGGGAATTGGTTCCTATCATGACAATATGTCTGCTGGCATCACTGGCGCTGGCCTGCACAAAAACATTAAAGATGGATATCGATACCTAGTTCAAAACTACAATAAAGACGACAATATCTACTTATTCGGGTTTAGTCGTGGGGCCTACACGGTTCGAGCACTGTGTGGACTTATCAATAATTGTGGCATCTTAAACCGCAAAGATGCCAACCGTATTGAGCAAGCTTGGAACATGTATAAGAGCGAAGAGATTGCCGATGCCCCCAAAGGAGAAAGCGCCCTCGCTTTTAAACAAAAGTACAGCCATGCCAGCAATCGAGTTCATTTTGTTGGTGTCTGGGATACGGTGGGCGCGTTGGGCATCCCTTTTAGTTTCTTAGGATTTTTCGATAGGAAAGATGAGTTTTACGACACCAAGATGGGCTCTAACGTCACTATCGCTCGACATGCACTAGCAATAGACGAAAAGCGTGTGGATTTCGAACCAACCATTTGGAAACCCCGTTCAGGAACGGACCTCAAACAGGTTTGGTTTAGTGGCGTTCACTGTGACGTTGGCGGTTCCTATGCTCCCGATAAAGGTAGAAAATTGATGGCCTCAAATACTCCACTCTCTTGGATGATGAAAGAGGCTCAAGCACATGGCTTAATTTTAGATGCTCATCTTATAAGGCAACTCAAGCAAGCCGATTCTGCCACCGAACTAGCTGAACTTCACGAATCGAGAAACCATATCTATCGTGCCAAGAAAGCCAAAGCCAGAAACCTCTCCGCAAATGGTAAAACCTTACTGATTCATCCTAGCGTCAAAGCGCGTTACCTAGCCGATTCAAGTTACCGCCCTGAGAAACTCGTAGACTTCGTGAATAAAAAAGGCTGGGATGGCTATGTGGGCGAATAG
- a CDS encoding autotransporter assembly complex protein TamA, which translates to MLLSSSVLSAEFVIVGVPKKLEQNLQAHLAPLENVAVRDIKSNQVQTLINSAMMPFGYYHSASKITAKSTSKLTLEITKGERVTIAHTDIVISGSATTDPEFNKLIKQRSLAEGEGLDHQAYEDFKSRLHNLSNQRGYLDAKITKSRLEVAPSDNSANVIIHFDSGPRYKFGEVSFVNSPIDEKRMHSLETFKKGSYLDSKQLGEFHSKLLETNWFKGVVITPRQDQANSDLEVPIEVIVEPKAKKIVEVGGGYATDIGLRASLNWSQPWYNSHGHSFDAKVKLSKPEQALSLGYTIPTENVLDEYYGVQFETTHVDYRDTQSLANNLTFERHWKLGEEWQTTVYLRYLNEKYQQASDEDHSKLLMPGIAFSMLEQSEHWHDIEQKHFYSLEYSDTQLFSDAQILRLRGNTAFSWSITDSQKFHFRSNIGMNITDSLSEVPSSLRFFAGGDGSVRGYGYEAISPKNEAGELTGGRYLFTAGFEYQYRILEPFWLGAFFDVGDAFDKEFDAKRGTGVSLVWKSKYVPIKLDLAYALDEPAKDEFRVHFSIGTQF; encoded by the coding sequence ATGCTCCTATCAAGCTCTGTCTTAAGTGCAGAGTTTGTGATTGTTGGCGTCCCCAAAAAACTTGAACAAAACCTTCAAGCTCACCTTGCCCCATTGGAAAACGTTGCAGTTAGAGACATTAAATCCAACCAAGTTCAGACTCTAATAAACTCAGCCATGATGCCTTTTGGTTACTATCATTCCGCCTCTAAAATCACCGCCAAAAGCACCAGTAAACTCACCTTAGAAATCACTAAAGGCGAACGTGTCACAATCGCTCACACAGACATAGTGATCAGTGGGTCGGCCACAACAGATCCTGAGTTTAATAAGCTAATCAAACAGCGCTCACTAGCGGAAGGCGAAGGACTGGATCACCAAGCCTATGAAGACTTCAAAAGTCGACTACACAACCTGTCTAATCAAAGAGGTTATCTAGATGCCAAGATTACAAAAAGCCGTCTTGAGGTCGCGCCGAGTGACAACAGTGCCAATGTGATAATCCATTTTGATAGTGGTCCAAGATACAAGTTTGGCGAAGTCAGCTTTGTTAATAGCCCTATTGATGAAAAGCGCATGCACTCTCTCGAGACTTTCAAAAAAGGAAGTTATCTTGATAGTAAACAACTTGGTGAATTTCATTCCAAGCTACTTGAAACCAACTGGTTCAAGGGTGTTGTTATTACCCCTAGACAAGATCAGGCTAATTCCGATCTTGAAGTGCCAATTGAGGTGATAGTTGAGCCTAAAGCAAAGAAGATCGTAGAGGTCGGCGGCGGATATGCCACGGATATTGGCCTGCGAGCTTCACTTAATTGGAGCCAACCTTGGTACAACAGCCACGGGCATAGCTTTGATGCCAAAGTAAAGCTCTCCAAACCAGAACAAGCGCTGTCATTGGGATACACCATCCCTACAGAAAACGTGTTGGACGAATACTATGGGGTTCAGTTTGAAACAACGCATGTAGACTATCGCGACACCCAAAGTCTGGCGAATAACCTTACTTTTGAACGCCACTGGAAACTTGGTGAAGAATGGCAAACGACTGTTTATCTGCGCTACCTTAATGAAAAGTATCAGCAAGCCTCGGACGAGGATCACTCTAAGCTTCTAATGCCCGGAATTGCGTTCTCTATGCTGGAACAAAGCGAGCATTGGCATGATATTGAACAGAAGCACTTTTACTCTTTGGAATACTCTGATACCCAACTGTTCTCTGATGCGCAGATATTAAGGTTACGTGGCAATACTGCCTTTTCATGGTCAATTACAGATTCGCAAAAATTCCACTTTCGCTCGAACATAGGCATGAATATCACGGACTCTCTGAGCGAAGTGCCGTCATCGTTGCGTTTCTTTGCAGGTGGAGATGGCAGTGTTCGAGGATACGGCTACGAAGCAATATCTCCAAAAAATGAAGCAGGTGAATTGACCGGCGGACGCTACCTATTTACAGCCGGATTCGAGTACCAATATAGAATCTTGGAGCCCTTTTGGCTGGGTGCATTTTTCGATGTTGGTGACGCCTTCGATAAAGAGTTCGATGCCAAGCGTGGCACTGGAGTAAGCCTAGTATGGAAGTCTAAGTATGTACCTATCAAACTTGACCTAGCCTATGCCCTTGATGAGCCAGCAAAAGATGAGTTTCGTGTTCACTTTTCCATTGGCACTCAGTTCTAG
- a CDS encoding ATP-binding cassette domain-containing protein, producing MPALHAHNISYHFANGETLFERISCSLHARKTGLVGRNGTGKSILGSILIGDLTPTIGSVTTDATIASYKQLQSELIEGELSIAEFLKVNETLEAISMIESGEYDPKWFDIIGDDWDIEARLHEELNRQGLPKDLDLQCKYLSGGELSRLQLWVLFNKNPDILLLDEPSNHLDTKGKAWLKEKINHFEGKVLLISHDRELLRQMEQIWELSSLGLTQYGGNFDFFTKQKSLQTVAVEKQLKNITNQQAQLERQAQRNREKAQQRQSQGNKIRARGGQPKILLNAMRSGAESSAATRVKNENSRRDLLSQEKQNLATRHEELKAQKLHLDSITQVNKCLIQISEGRLPFGTTEPINLTLDSKSKLHLSGQNGSGKSTLLNVLLGKQKLRSGEVRLNTSVYYLDQHFSLLIPNKTLLQNLIVLCTGMRQEDARTLLAGIGFRRESVYRKANELSGGEKMKLAVLIVSHQPEQSLLLLDEPDNHLDLDSKLLLASVLKSYRGAFILISHDIEFVADAGVTHTLQLSNA from the coding sequence ATGCCTGCACTTCACGCACACAATATCAGCTATCACTTCGCAAACGGTGAAACCTTATTTGAGAGAATCTCGTGCTCTCTGCATGCGCGTAAAACCGGCCTTGTCGGTCGCAACGGAACCGGAAAATCAATTTTAGGATCAATTCTAATTGGAGACCTAACACCTACGATAGGCAGTGTCACAACCGACGCCACAATTGCAAGTTATAAGCAGTTGCAATCCGAACTCATAGAGGGTGAGCTCAGTATCGCTGAGTTTCTAAAAGTGAACGAGACTCTAGAAGCAATCAGCATGATTGAATCTGGTGAATACGACCCTAAATGGTTCGATATCATTGGAGATGATTGGGATATTGAAGCTAGGCTACATGAAGAGCTTAACCGCCAAGGCTTACCAAAGGACTTGGACCTTCAGTGTAAATATCTGAGCGGTGGCGAGCTCTCAAGACTGCAGCTTTGGGTCTTGTTTAATAAAAATCCCGACATCCTTCTACTAGACGAGCCTTCGAACCATCTAGATACCAAGGGTAAAGCTTGGCTGAAGGAAAAGATTAACCACTTCGAAGGCAAAGTCTTGTTGATCAGCCACGACAGAGAACTACTGAGGCAGATGGAGCAAATTTGGGAACTCTCTAGCCTGGGGCTGACTCAATATGGAGGAAACTTTGACTTCTTTACAAAGCAAAAATCTCTGCAAACGGTCGCAGTCGAAAAACAGCTAAAAAACATTACCAATCAACAAGCCCAACTCGAAAGACAAGCCCAAAGAAACAGGGAAAAAGCACAGCAACGACAATCCCAAGGCAATAAAATCAGAGCCCGCGGCGGACAACCAAAGATCCTACTAAATGCTATGCGTAGTGGTGCGGAATCTTCAGCTGCGACCCGAGTTAAGAATGAAAACAGCCGCCGTGACCTACTCTCCCAAGAAAAACAAAATCTTGCGACAAGACATGAGGAATTAAAGGCTCAAAAGTTACATTTAGACAGTATTACTCAGGTAAATAAATGCCTGATTCAGATAAGTGAGGGGCGATTGCCTTTCGGTACCACCGAACCAATCAACCTAACCTTAGATAGCAAAAGCAAGCTCCATCTTAGCGGCCAAAATGGAAGTGGCAAATCAACGCTGTTAAACGTACTGTTAGGAAAACAAAAGTTGCGCTCGGGAGAGGTAAGACTTAACACCTCGGTTTATTATCTGGATCAACACTTCAGTCTATTGATACCTAATAAAACTCTACTGCAAAACCTCATTGTGCTATGTACTGGGATGCGACAAGAAGATGCCAGAACCTTGTTAGCAGGTATTGGATTTAGGAGAGAGTCAGTGTATCGAAAGGCCAACGAGTTAAGTGGCGGAGAAAAGATGAAACTGGCTGTCCTGATAGTTAGCCACCAACCAGAGCAGTCTCTGTTGCTACTAGATGAGCCTGACAACCACTTAGATTTAGACTCAAAACTGTTGTTGGCTTCTGTACTCAAAAGCTACCGAGGCGCGTTTATTTTGATAAGCCATGATATTGAATTTGTAGCCGACGCCGGCGTCACCCATACACTTCAACTTTCCAACGCTTAA